One Actinomycetota bacterium DNA window includes the following coding sequences:
- a CDS encoding HD-GYP domain-containing protein: MDIRVKALASAGLSGCLAVILYLALARDMPVFWFSVVLLGALMVVCETMGEKMSSGGRSTYGIMVIFAAVASLNTPSAMIVALCGAFHLRMFERRQDPWELAATGSIYSLCAWASSAVYHALGGASRAFTLSGAMRSLLPLLVAAGVFWALNALAVAAVLRWRDGVEPARFLLNDALRLLPNHLLYALVGLGMGVIYAQNAFHVALDLENRPLLDAAGNQVILGSAAEALRGLFALLAFTAILGVAWYFSGKNIALLESYDRSMEALVTHMERREPYLDGHAVRVAEHAARIASHMRLPVYEVNRLRHAALLHDLGRPVIPRGILLQRAPLSGEEFERVRAHPLEGAARLEEVSYLSDMAEAVRHHHEYYDGGGYVDGLKGETIPLSARILAVADAYDAMVHPRPWRDAKSHEAALAELRENAGRQFDPEIVEHFIASLQAEEGRAVRRGEEQAAVAEKGGAAEAAPGEPAVVPGRERSRRRARRREEILRERREARERLEREAMLRLQEERGEAAPREGAAGEDEPGDAPGGEER, from the coding sequence ATGGACATAAGGGTCAAGGCGCTGGCGTCGGCTGGCCTATCGGGCTGCCTCGCGGTCATCCTCTACCTCGCCCTGGCGAGGGACATGCCCGTGTTCTGGTTCTCGGTGGTGCTGCTCGGAGCCCTCATGGTGGTGTGCGAGACCATGGGGGAGAAGATGTCCTCGGGAGGGCGTTCCACCTACGGCATCATGGTCATCTTCGCCGCGGTGGCCTCCCTGAACACGCCCTCGGCCATGATCGTCGCCCTGTGCGGGGCCTTTCACCTGCGCATGTTCGAGCGCAGGCAGGACCCCTGGGAGCTGGCGGCCACCGGCTCCATCTATTCCCTCTGCGCCTGGGCCTCCTCGGCCGTATATCATGCCCTGGGCGGCGCCTCGCGTGCCTTCACCCTCTCCGGAGCCATGCGCTCCCTGCTCCCGCTCCTGGTGGCGGCGGGGGTCTTCTGGGCACTGAACGCCCTGGCGGTGGCGGCGGTGCTGCGCTGGCGCGACGGCGTCGAGCCCGCTCGCTTCCTGCTCAACGACGCTCTGCGGCTGCTCCCCAACCATCTCCTCTACGCCCTCGTGGGCCTGGGCATGGGGGTCATCTACGCCCAGAACGCCTTTCACGTCGCCCTGGACCTGGAGAACAGGCCTCTACTGGACGCGGCGGGAAACCAGGTCATCCTGGGCTCGGCGGCGGAGGCCCTGCGAGGCCTCTTCGCGCTCCTGGCCTTCACGGCCATCCTCGGGGTGGCCTGGTACTTCAGCGGCAAGAACATCGCGCTGCTGGAATCCTACGACCGCAGCATGGAGGCCCTGGTCACCCACATGGAGAGGCGCGAGCCCTACCTGGACGGCCACGCGGTGCGGGTCGCGGAGCACGCGGCGCGCATCGCCTCTCACATGCGCCTGCCCGTCTATGAGGTGAACCGACTGCGCCACGCCGCCCTCCTCCACGACCTGGGGAGGCCGGTCATACCGCGCGGGATACTGCTGCAAAGGGCCCCGCTGAGCGGCGAGGAGTTCGAGCGCGTCAGGGCGCATCCCCTGGAGGGCGCCGCCAGGCTGGAGGAGGTCTCCTATCTCTCGGACATGGCCGAGGCGGTAAGGCACCACCACGAATACTACGACGGCGGCGGCTACGTGGACGGCCTGAAGGGAGAGACCATACCCCTTTCCGCGCGCATACTGGCGGTGGCCGACGCCTACGACGCCATGGTCCATCCCCGGCCCTGGAGGGATGCCAAGAGCCACGAGGCAGCCCTGGCCGAGCTGCGCGAGAACGCCGGGCGCCAGTTCGACCCCGAGATAGTGGAGCATTTCATCGCCTCCCTGCAGGCGGAGGAGGGCCGGGCAGTGAGAAGAGGTGAGGAGCAGGCGGCGGTCGCGGAGAAGGGAGGGGCGGCGGAGGCCGCTCCCGGGGAGCCCGCGGTCGTGCCCGGCCGGGAACGCTCGCGGAGGAGGGCCAGGCGGCGCGAGGAGATCCTGCGGGAGCGCAGGGAAGCCCGGGAGCGCCTGGAGCGGGAGGCCATGCTCCGGCTGCAGGAAGAGAGAGGCGAGGCGGCTCCGCGTGAAGGGGCCGCGGGCGAGGATGAGCCCGGAGACGCTCCGGGAGGTGAGGAGCGATGA
- a CDS encoding transketolase, with amino-acid sequence MRRPEGAVAREVEEQELREYLENIAREVRWDIVRMIGLAGSGHPGGSLSCADILVCLYFHKMNHDPRRPDWRHRDRFVLSKGHAAPALYAVLARSGYFDREELWKLRRLGAMLQGHPDRLKTPGVEISTGSLGQGLSAAVGMALGLRMEGNPARVYALIGDGESQEGGIWEAAMLAGHQRLRNLTAILDHNGLQIDGRCCEVVDLGDIAARWQAFGWEVLEVDGHDVLEICAALDRAEGFDRPGMIIAHTVKGKGVSFMENNVDFHGKAPTPEEMEKALKEIEGS; translated from the coding sequence ATGCGCAGGCCGGAAGGAGCGGTGGCGAGGGAAGTGGAAGAGCAGGAGCTCAGGGAGTATCTGGAAAATATAGCCAGAGAGGTGCGGTGGGACATCGTGCGCATGATCGGACTGGCGGGAAGCGGGCACCCCGGCGGCTCCCTCTCCTGCGCGGACATCCTGGTGTGCCTCTATTTCCACAAGATGAACCACGACCCCAGGCGTCCCGACTGGCGTCACCGCGACCGCTTCGTGCTCTCCAAGGGCCACGCCGCACCAGCCCTCTACGCGGTGCTGGCCCGCAGCGGATATTTCGACCGCGAGGAGCTCTGGAAACTGCGCCGCCTAGGCGCCATGCTCCAGGGCCACCCCGACCGCCTCAAGACCCCGGGGGTGGAGATCTCCACCGGGTCGCTGGGCCAGGGGCTCTCGGCGGCGGTGGGCATGGCCTTGGGCCTGCGCATGGAGGGAAACCCGGCCCGCGTCTACGCCCTCATCGGGGACGGCGAGAGCCAGGAGGGGGGCATATGGGAGGCGGCCATGCTGGCGGGCCACCAGCGCCTGCGCAACCTCACGGCCATCCTGGACCACAACGGCCTGCAGATCGACGGCCGGTGTTGCGAGGTGGTCGACCTGGGGGACATCGCCGCCAGATGGCAGGCCTTCGGATGGGAGGTCCTCGAGGTGGACGGCCACGACGTGTTGGAGATATGTGCCGCCCTGGACCGGGCGGAGGGGTTCGACCGCCCGGGCATGATCATCGCCCACACCGTGAAGGGAAAGGGCGTGTCCTTCATGGAGAACAACGTGGATTTCCACGGCAAGGCGCCCACCCCCGAGGAGATGGAGAAGGCCTTGAAGGAGATCGAGGGCTCTTGA
- the raiA gene encoding ribosome-associated translation inhibitor RaiA: MQMIVKGKNLEVTDALRAYAQEKVGKVEKYLDRITKTEIEMSVEKNPKIPDNQVVEVTIFSSGPVIRAKESATDMYQAIDLVAGKLERQARKVKKKLIDRSHHAKNPLKEMAVEEEEEPEPVIVKTKSFPLKPMTPEEACLQMDLVGHDFFVFVNAETEETNVVYRRKDGNYGLIEPGG; this comes from the coding sequence ATGCAGATGATCGTCAAGGGGAAGAACCTGGAGGTCACCGACGCCCTGCGCGCGTACGCGCAGGAGAAGGTGGGCAAGGTGGAGAAATACCTCGATCGCATCACCAAGACCGAGATCGAGATGAGCGTGGAGAAGAACCCCAAGATCCCCGACAACCAGGTGGTGGAGGTCACCATCTTCTCCAGCGGCCCCGTGATCAGGGCAAAGGAGTCCGCCACCGACATGTACCAGGCCATCGACCTGGTGGCGGGCAAGCTCGAGCGCCAGGCGCGCAAGGTGAAGAAGAAGCTCATAGACCGCTCCCACCACGCGAAGAACCCCCTGAAGGAGATGGCGGTGGAAGAGGAGGAAGAGCCCGAGCCGGTGATCGTGAAGACCAAGAGCTTCCCGCTCAAGCCCATGACCCCCGAGGAGGCCTGCCTCCAGATGGACCTGGTGGGCCACGATTTCTTCGTCTTCGTCAACGCCGAGACGGAGGAGACCAACGTGGTTTATCGAAGAAAGGATGGGAACTACGGCCTGATCGAGCCGGGAGGTTGA
- a CDS encoding HD domain-containing protein, with product MNERSLKALRFLSALLFLAVIVACAPFVKWGDIDPARTFGLAAVLAFFEAWRIQFPWGRPLRLGMAAILCIIAIRPLPEAVFIFLLGSMVGRAFSRLQREGEGDFLHIVQRTYIVAFAGLVYRLVAFAGWEMSWNPYPAYFGNLPDGSIYLTYFNPVVLHRALVFPAAFLAMALVFYLGEVITSSVEAGILLVGNWRVILPQHMRQTFPAYLAITGAGALTALYFPRLPWFNFLVFLVPLLLVRMESNRDKELDERYFQTMRIIGDAFDLARGMPGHSGRVSNLAAEVAREMGVSAEETRNIRYAAALHDIGRVEFEGDEEAQGHAERGAEVLEEVPRLRPIAHIVRHSHPSPEEEGGASRIPVGAKIIGAVSDFDVLTYHPERKMSQREALEEMGLERGKRYDSMVLRTLTQVLEAQARARRRPEREIRQRAKVLEEEELKESLEEIFREEE from the coding sequence ATGAACGAGAGGAGCCTTAAGGCCCTGCGCTTTCTCTCCGCCCTGCTCTTCCTGGCGGTGATCGTGGCGTGCGCTCCCTTCGTGAAGTGGGGGGACATCGACCCGGCGCGGACCTTCGGGCTCGCCGCCGTGCTGGCCTTTTTCGAGGCCTGGAGGATCCAGTTCCCCTGGGGGAGGCCGCTGCGCCTGGGCATGGCGGCCATCCTGTGCATCATCGCCATAAGGCCGCTCCCGGAGGCGGTGTTCATATTCCTCCTGGGCAGCATGGTGGGGCGGGCCTTCTCCCGCCTGCAGCGCGAGGGAGAGGGCGACTTCCTGCACATCGTCCAGCGCACCTACATCGTGGCCTTTGCGGGGCTGGTCTATCGCCTGGTGGCCTTCGCGGGATGGGAGATGAGCTGGAATCCCTACCCCGCCTATTTCGGCAACTTGCCCGACGGCAGCATCTATCTCACCTATTTCAACCCCGTGGTACTTCACCGCGCCCTGGTCTTCCCCGCGGCCTTCCTGGCCATGGCGCTGGTCTTCTATCTCGGGGAGGTGATCACCTCCTCGGTGGAGGCGGGGATCCTGCTGGTGGGCAACTGGCGCGTGATCCTGCCCCAGCACATGCGCCAGACCTTCCCCGCCTACCTCGCCATCACCGGCGCGGGAGCGCTGACCGCCCTCTATTTTCCACGCCTGCCGTGGTTCAACTTCCTCGTCTTCCTGGTGCCGCTGCTCCTGGTGCGCATGGAGTCCAACCGCGACAAGGAGCTGGACGAGCGCTACTTCCAGACCATGCGCATCATCGGAGACGCCTTCGACCTGGCGCGCGGCATGCCGGGGCATTCGGGGAGGGTCAGCAACCTGGCGGCGGAGGTGGCGCGGGAGATGGGCGTCTCCGCCGAGGAGACGCGCAACATCCGCTACGCCGCCGCCCTGCACGACATCGGGCGCGTAGAGTTCGAGGGCGACGAGGAGGCGCAAGGGCATGCCGAGAGGGGAGCCGAGGTGCTGGAGGAGGTGCCGCGGCTGCGCCCCATCGCCCACATCGTGCGTCATTCCCATCCCTCCCCAGAGGAGGAAGGCGGGGCGTCGAGGATACCGGTGGGCGCGAAGATCATCGGGGCGGTGAGCGATTTCGACGTCCTCACCTACCATCCCGAGCGCAAGATGTCGCAGCGGGAGGCCCTGGAGGAGATGGGGCTCGAGCGGGGCAAACGCTATGATTCCATGGTCCTCCGCACCCTCACCCAGGTCCTGGAGGCCCAGGCGAGGGCGCGCCGGCGCCCGGAGCGTGAGATCAGACAGCGGGCCAAGGTGCTGGAGGAGGAGGAGCTCAAGGAAAGCCTGGAGGAGATCTTCCGCGAGGAAGAGTAG
- the secA gene encoding preprotein translocase subunit SecA, producing MRNPLGKVLRMGEKKRLEQLSALVAEVNAREPEMQRLSDAELGALTGDLKARLERGASLDELLPEAFAAVREAAVRTLGQRHFDVQVMGGIVLHQGKIAEMKTGEGKTLVATLPVYLNALEGKGVHVVTVNDYLARRDSEWMGAIYRFLGLSVGLIQAQMPREERYRAYRADVTYGTNNEFGFDYLRDNLEISRERRVQRGHHYAIVDEVDSILIDEARTPLIISGAAEESARLYRQFAQVAPRLKAGEDYEVEEKTRTVSITEEGIHKVETMLGLDNLYDHLNTPLVHHLQNALKAKELYRRDVDYVVSDGQVIIVDEFTGRLMPGRRWSDGLHQAVEAKEGLRVRQENQTLATITLQNYFRMYEKLAGMTGTAATEAGEFEEIYGLEVVVIPTNLPMIRTDHNDVIYKTEEAKFRAVVEDIVSCHERGQPVLVGTISIEKSERLSAMLKKRGIPHKVLNAKHHAREAEIVAQAGRLGAVTIATNMAGRGTDIMLGGNPEMLARRKLAGRGEVSEEEYSAVLEETRRECEEEKKKVIELGGLYVLGTERHEARRIDNQLRGRSGRQGDPGMSRFYLSLEDDLMRVFASSTVASLMDRLRLPEDVPIENKMVTRAIETAQKNVEANNFEVRKNLLKYDDVMNTQREVIYGERDRILEGEDLHARLEEMIPEVIEAALERHLDRDEYPENWDLEGLFRHLKTLYPVTFGPGDIDLKALTYEGLRDALVEDAMEVYRGREEEFASTGRDIRDIERVVMLRVIDNRWRDHLYDMDHLRDSVGLRSFAGRDPLVEYQNEAFASFQELIASIQEEFLRYMFHIQVVKAEERPSLRVVEGSGGEGGRKKPEAARSQKVGRNAPCPCGSGKKYKFCCGS from the coding sequence ATGCGCAATCCCCTCGGAAAAGTCCTGCGCATGGGGGAGAAAAAGCGCCTGGAGCAGCTCTCGGCCTTGGTGGCGGAGGTCAACGCCCGGGAGCCGGAGATGCAGCGCCTCTCCGACGCCGAGCTGGGCGCCCTCACCGGCGACCTCAAGGCCAGGCTGGAAAGGGGCGCGAGCCTGGACGAGCTCCTCCCCGAGGCCTTCGCGGCGGTGCGGGAGGCCGCGGTGCGCACCCTGGGGCAGCGGCACTTCGACGTGCAGGTCATGGGCGGGATCGTGCTCCACCAGGGAAAGATCGCCGAGATGAAGACGGGCGAGGGCAAGACCCTGGTGGCCACCCTCCCCGTCTATCTAAACGCCCTCGAGGGCAAGGGCGTGCACGTGGTTACGGTCAACGACTACCTGGCGCGGCGCGACAGCGAGTGGATGGGGGCCATCTACCGTTTCCTGGGCCTTTCCGTAGGCCTCATCCAGGCCCAGATGCCCAGGGAGGAGAGGTATCGCGCCTACCGGGCGGACGTCACCTACGGCACCAACAACGAGTTCGGCTTCGACTACCTGCGGGACAACCTGGAGATAAGCCGCGAACGCCGGGTGCAGAGGGGGCACCATTATGCCATCGTGGACGAGGTGGACTCCATCCTCATCGACGAGGCCAGGACGCCCCTGATCATCTCGGGCGCGGCCGAGGAATCGGCCAGGCTCTACCGCCAGTTCGCCCAGGTAGCCCCGAGGCTCAAAGCGGGTGAGGACTACGAGGTGGAGGAGAAGACCCGCACCGTCTCCATCACCGAGGAGGGCATCCATAAGGTGGAGACCATGCTGGGCCTGGACAACCTCTACGACCACCTCAACACCCCCCTGGTACACCACCTCCAGAACGCCCTCAAGGCCAAGGAGCTCTACCGGCGCGACGTGGACTACGTGGTCAGCGACGGCCAGGTGATCATCGTGGACGAGTTCACGGGCCGCCTCATGCCCGGCCGGCGCTGGAGCGACGGCTTGCACCAGGCGGTGGAGGCCAAGGAGGGTTTGCGGGTGCGCCAGGAGAACCAGACCCTGGCCACCATCACCCTGCAGAACTATTTCCGTATGTACGAGAAGCTGGCGGGCATGACGGGGACGGCGGCCACCGAGGCGGGCGAGTTCGAGGAGATATACGGCCTGGAGGTGGTGGTCATCCCCACCAACCTGCCCATGATCAGGACGGACCACAACGACGTCATCTACAAGACGGAGGAGGCCAAGTTCCGCGCCGTGGTGGAGGATATCGTCTCCTGTCACGAACGCGGCCAGCCCGTGCTGGTGGGGACCATCTCCATCGAGAAATCGGAACGCCTCTCGGCCATGCTCAAGAAGCGCGGCATACCCCACAAGGTCCTGAACGCCAAGCACCACGCGCGGGAGGCGGAGATCGTGGCCCAGGCGGGACGTCTGGGGGCGGTGACCATAGCCACCAACATGGCCGGGCGGGGCACGGACATCATGCTGGGCGGCAACCCGGAGATGCTGGCCCGCCGGAAGCTCGCGGGCAGGGGGGAGGTCAGCGAGGAGGAGTACAGCGCGGTGCTCGAGGAGACGCGCAGGGAGTGCGAGGAGGAGAAGAAGAAGGTTATCGAGCTCGGGGGACTCTACGTCCTGGGCACCGAGCGCCACGAGGCCCGCCGCATCGACAACCAGCTCAGGGGCCGCTCCGGGCGCCAGGGAGACCCGGGGATGTCGCGCTTCTACCTCTCCCTTGAGGACGACCTCATGCGCGTCTTCGCCTCCAGCACCGTGGCCTCCCTCATGGACCGGCTGCGCCTTCCCGAGGACGTCCCCATCGAGAACAAGATGGTGACCCGGGCCATCGAGACGGCGCAGAAGAACGTGGAGGCCAACAACTTCGAGGTGCGCAAGAACCTCCTCAAGTACGACGACGTGATGAACACCCAGCGCGAGGTCATCTACGGCGAGCGGGACCGCATCCTCGAGGGAGAGGACCTCCACGCGCGGCTCGAGGAGATGATCCCCGAGGTCATCGAGGCGGCGCTGGAGCGTCACCTGGACCGGGACGAGTACCCGGAGAACTGGGACCTGGAAGGCCTCTTCCGCCACCTGAAGACCCTCTACCCCGTCACCTTCGGCCCCGGGGACATCGACCTGAAGGCCCTGACCTACGAGGGGCTGCGCGACGCGCTGGTGGAGGACGCCATGGAGGTTTATCGGGGACGGGAGGAGGAGTTCGCCTCCACGGGGCGCGACATCCGGGACATCGAGCGCGTGGTGATGCTGCGGGTGATCGACAACCGCTGGCGGGACCACCTCTATGACATGGACCACCTGCGCGACAGCGTGGGGCTGCGCTCCTTCGCGGGGCGCGACCCCCTGGTGGAATACCAGAACGAGGCCTTCGCCTCCTTCCAGGAGCTCATCGCGAGCATCCAGGAGGAGTTCCTGCGCTACATGTTCCACATCCAGGTGGTGAAGGCGGAGGAGCGCCCTTCCCTGCGCGTGGTGGAGGGGAGCGGCGGCGAGGGCGGAAGGAAGAAGCCGGAGGCGGCGCGCTCCCAGAAGGTGGGCAGGAACGCCCCCTGTCCCTGCGGGAGCGGAAAGAAGTACAAGTTCTGCTGCGGGTCGTGA
- a CDS encoding phosphatase, translating into MAAAREYEIRVDPHVHSISSGHAYSTIEECARAAAEKCLEAFAVADHGPAIPGSGNLYHFWNLKVVPRRWHGVLVLRSVEANILDVEGNLDLPDKVLASLDLVQAGLHPYTGYRGEGVEDNTAALLAAIAHPLVDVIVHPDNPNYPVDMERVVEAAARAGKALEVNNSSFVYTREGSGDNCRLLARLAAERGCYLSVGSDAHVATFAGEFSHAVEILREADVDPRSVVNCSLESLKGFLSVRGKSLVLD; encoded by the coding sequence GTGGCCGCGGCGAGAGAATATGAGATAAGGGTCGATCCCCACGTGCACTCCATATCCAGCGGCCATGCCTACTCCACCATCGAGGAGTGCGCCCGTGCGGCGGCGGAGAAGTGCTTGGAGGCCTTCGCCGTGGCCGACCACGGACCCGCCATCCCGGGCTCCGGCAACCTGTACCATTTCTGGAACCTCAAGGTCGTCCCCAGGCGCTGGCACGGCGTGCTGGTGCTGCGCTCGGTGGAGGCGAATATCCTGGACGTGGAGGGAAACCTGGACCTGCCCGACAAGGTGCTGGCGAGCCTGGACCTGGTGCAGGCGGGGCTGCACCCCTACACCGGGTACCGGGGAGAGGGGGTGGAGGACAACACCGCCGCCTTGCTGGCGGCCATCGCCCATCCCCTGGTGGACGTGATCGTGCATCCCGACAACCCCAACTACCCCGTGGACATGGAGCGGGTGGTGGAGGCGGCGGCAAGGGCGGGAAAAGCCCTGGAGGTGAACAACAGCTCCTTCGTCTATACCCGGGAGGGCAGCGGGGACAACTGCCGCCTCCTGGCGCGGCTGGCCGCGGAACGCGGGTGTTACCTCTCCGTGGGGAGCGACGCCCACGTGGCCACCTTTGCAGGAGAATTCTCGCACGCGGTCGAAATATTGCGGGAAGCAGACGTGGATCCGCGCAGCGTGGTAAACTGCTCCCTCGAGAGCCTGAAGGGGTTCCTGTCCGTACGGGGAAAGAGCCTCGTCCTGGATTGA
- the prfB gene encoding peptide chain release factor 2 — MFDIEGKRARAAELETQASRPDLWEDQENARSILAELASCRDTVENWERLDSQQRELAELVELAQEEEDLSLLEEIAAGVGGLRREVDRLEEKSLLSGEFDARDAIASIHPGAGGLESQDWAEMLLRMYLRWAESRGFKVDLNDVQEGEGGGIKSATFTVHGPYAYGLLLPEKGVHRLVRISPFDASSRRHTSFASLDVIPMLEDEGEIEIDPRDLRIDTYRSSGAGGQHVNVTDSAVRITHLPTGIVVSCQNERSQISNRQTAMRILRARLADLARREREREMAKLRGEKMEIGFGSQIRSYVLHPYRMAKDHRTGLEVGNVDAVLDGDLDEFIDAYLRLKASS; from the coding sequence ATCTTTGACATAGAGGGCAAGCGGGCGCGGGCGGCGGAGCTGGAGACGCAGGCCTCCCGTCCCGACCTCTGGGAAGACCAGGAGAACGCCAGGAGCATCCTGGCGGAGCTCGCGTCCTGCAGGGACACCGTGGAGAACTGGGAGAGGCTGGATTCCCAGCAGCGGGAGCTGGCGGAGCTCGTGGAGCTGGCCCAGGAGGAGGAGGACCTCAGCCTTCTGGAGGAGATCGCGGCGGGGGTGGGAGGTCTGCGGCGCGAGGTGGACCGCCTGGAGGAGAAGAGCCTGCTCTCGGGGGAGTTCGACGCCAGGGACGCCATCGCCAGCATCCACCCGGGTGCCGGGGGTCTGGAGTCCCAGGACTGGGCGGAGATGTTGCTGCGCATGTACCTGCGCTGGGCGGAGTCGCGCGGCTTCAAGGTGGATCTCAACGATGTGCAGGAGGGAGAGGGCGGGGGCATAAAGAGCGCCACCTTCACCGTGCACGGGCCGTACGCCTACGGCCTGCTCCTCCCCGAAAAGGGCGTGCACCGCCTGGTGCGCATCTCCCCCTTCGACGCCTCCAGCCGCCGTCACACCTCCTTCGCCTCCCTGGACGTCATCCCCATGCTGGAGGACGAGGGAGAGATCGAGATCGACCCCAGGGACCTGCGCATCGATACCTACCGCTCCAGCGGCGCGGGGGGGCAGCACGTGAACGTCACCGATTCCGCGGTGCGCATAACCCATCTACCCACCGGCATCGTGGTCTCCTGCCAGAACGAGCGCTCCCAGATCTCCAACCGCCAGACGGCCATGCGCATCCTGCGGGCGAGACTGGCGGACCTGGCCCGCAGGGAGAGGGAGAGGGAGATGGCCAAACTCAGGGGCGAGAAGATGGAGATAGGCTTCGGGAGCCAGATCCGCTCTTACGTGCTCCATCCCTACCGCATGGCCAAGGACCACCGCACCGGGCTGGAGGTGGGCAACGTGGACGCGGTGCTCGACGGCGACCTGGACGAGTTCATCGACGCCTACCTGCGCCTGAAGGCCTCCTCGTAA